A genomic stretch from Burkholderia pyrrocinia includes:
- a CDS encoding AraC family transcriptional regulator yields MTVETKTEKPAWVRYAASVARVHEYIRAHLDGPLDLNRLAEVACLSPYHWQRVYRALYGESIVLTVRRMRIVRASEDLVCTARPLDEIARRAGYGSTHAFARAFRDAYGVLPAQHRRTGVHRPIYPLQRGEEDMFKHEVEIRRLPELRGYAVAHTGAYLKVGDAFARIGAWVGQHGLIGPGAKMIGIFYDDPDTTPEPQLRAKACFMPADGAPDVKPVPPVERATVAGGEYAVLLHTGPYADLKTAYQWLYGDWLRHSGREAADAPPFELYLNTPMDAAPADLRTEIYLPLR; encoded by the coding sequence ATGACAGTCGAAACGAAAACCGAAAAGCCCGCATGGGTCCGCTATGCGGCCAGCGTGGCGCGCGTCCACGAATACATCCGCGCGCACCTCGACGGCCCGCTCGACCTGAACCGGCTCGCCGAGGTCGCGTGCCTGTCGCCGTATCACTGGCAGCGCGTCTACCGCGCGCTGTACGGCGAGTCGATCGTGCTGACGGTGCGGCGGATGCGGATCGTGCGTGCGTCCGAGGATCTCGTCTGCACGGCGCGGCCGCTCGACGAGATCGCGCGGCGCGCGGGCTACGGTTCGACGCACGCGTTTGCCCGGGCGTTTCGCGACGCATACGGCGTACTGCCCGCGCAGCACCGGCGCACGGGCGTTCACCGGCCCATCTATCCGCTACAGAGAGGAGAGGAAGACATGTTCAAGCATGAAGTCGAGATCCGGCGCCTGCCGGAACTGCGCGGCTACGCGGTGGCGCACACGGGCGCGTACCTGAAGGTCGGCGACGCGTTCGCGCGGATCGGCGCGTGGGTCGGGCAACACGGGCTGATCGGCCCGGGTGCGAAGATGATCGGCATTTTCTACGACGATCCGGACACGACGCCGGAACCGCAGTTGCGCGCGAAGGCCTGTTTCATGCCGGCCGACGGTGCGCCGGACGTCAAGCCCGTGCCGCCCGTCGAACGCGCGACGGTAGCGGGCGGCGAATACGCGGTGCTGCTGCATACGGGGCCGTATGCGGACCTGAAGACGGCCTACCAGTGGCTCTACGGCGACTGGCTGCGTCACTCGGGCCGCGAAGCCGCCGA
- a CDS encoding mechanosensitive ion channel, whose product MDASSFITSLQTTLGGYLPKIAGAIGILVIGWLIAVVARAGALRLLSALKVDQRINESTGQGAYVERIIAGGLFWLVLLVTAVGIFNVLNLYAVSNPFSLLVTHIVNYLPNLIGGAALTLIAWLIASLLRSLANRALRASKIDDKLSEGAGMQPMSGYLGDVLFWLVILMFLPAILASFALSGLLSPVQGMVDKLLAIVPNLFAAAVIGFVGWVVARVLRGLVTNLLVAAGADRLTQRLDSPTPVRVSSLIGTIVYVFVFVPTLISALDALKIDAISGPATNMLNQFLGAVPDIVAAIVIVLVTFYFARFVASLAQKLLEAAGVDGLPAVLGVERVFSGILQPSVLVARLIVFFAMLFASVEAANRLGFSQVRDVVTLFIEFGGHVLMGGVILVIGVWLAGLARRVIEQADREHSVLFARIAQFAILGLVFAMGLRAMGIANEIVQLAFGLVLGAIAVAVALSFGLGGREAAGKLLDRWFNQRSGGQ is encoded by the coding sequence ATGGATGCTTCCAGCTTCATCACGTCGCTGCAGACCACGCTAGGCGGATATCTGCCGAAGATCGCCGGCGCGATCGGCATCCTGGTGATCGGCTGGCTGATCGCGGTGGTGGCGCGGGCCGGCGCGCTGCGCTTGCTCAGCGCGCTGAAGGTCGATCAGCGGATCAACGAAAGCACCGGCCAGGGCGCGTACGTCGAGCGGATCATCGCCGGCGGCCTGTTCTGGCTCGTGCTGCTCGTCACCGCGGTGGGCATCTTCAACGTGCTCAACCTGTACGCGGTTTCCAATCCGTTCTCGCTGCTCGTCACGCATATCGTCAACTACCTGCCGAACCTGATCGGCGGCGCGGCGCTGACGCTGATCGCGTGGCTGATCGCGTCGCTGCTGCGCAGCCTCGCGAACCGCGCGTTGAGGGCCAGCAAGATCGACGACAAGCTGTCCGAAGGTGCGGGCATGCAGCCGATGAGCGGCTATCTCGGCGACGTGCTGTTCTGGCTCGTGATCCTGATGTTCCTGCCGGCGATCCTCGCGTCGTTCGCGCTGTCGGGCCTGCTGTCGCCGGTGCAGGGGATGGTCGACAAGCTGCTCGCGATCGTGCCGAACCTGTTCGCGGCCGCGGTGATCGGCTTCGTCGGCTGGGTCGTCGCGCGCGTGCTGCGCGGCCTCGTGACGAACCTGCTCGTCGCCGCCGGCGCCGACCGCCTCACGCAGCGTCTCGACAGCCCGACGCCGGTGCGCGTGTCGAGCCTGATCGGCACGATCGTCTACGTGTTCGTGTTCGTGCCGACGCTGATCTCCGCGCTCGATGCGCTGAAGATCGACGCGATCTCGGGCCCCGCGACCAACATGCTGAACCAGTTCCTCGGCGCGGTGCCGGACATCGTCGCGGCGATCGTGATCGTGCTCGTCACGTTCTACTTCGCGCGCTTCGTCGCGTCGCTCGCGCAGAAGCTGCTGGAAGCCGCCGGCGTCGACGGGCTGCCGGCCGTGCTCGGCGTCGAGCGCGTGTTCTCGGGGATCCTGCAGCCGTCGGTGCTGGTCGCGCGGCTGATCGTGTTCTTCGCGATGCTGTTCGCGTCGGTCGAAGCCGCGAACCGGCTCGGCTTCTCGCAGGTGCGCGACGTCGTCACGCTGTTCATCGAATTCGGCGGCCATGTGCTGATGGGCGGCGTGATCCTCGTGATCGGCGTGTGGCTCGCGGGCCTCGCGCGCCGCGTGATCGAGCAGGCCGATCGCGAGCACAGCGTGCTGTTCGCGCGCATCGCGCAATTCGCGATCCTCGGCCTCGTGTTCGCGATGGGGCTGCGTGCGATGGGCATCGCGAACGAGATCGTCCAGCTCGCGTTCGGCCTCGTGCTCGGCGCGATCGCGGTGGCCGTCGCGCTGTCGTTCGGCCTCGGCGGCCGCGAAGCGGCCGGCAAGCTGCTTGACCGCTGGTTCAACCAGCGCAG